A stretch of Janibacter endophyticus DNA encodes these proteins:
- a CDS encoding protein adenylyltransferase SelO, protein MGWHAFEEHWDNTFVRELGWLGVRIDPAPVATPSLLAVDDELARELGLDPDQLRTPEGLAVLAGNAVAPGSEPIAQGYAGHQFGQLSPLLGDGRAHLLGEVVDTHGRRRDIALKGSGRTPFSRGGDGRAVVGPVIREYLVSAFMHAAGVPTTRSLAAVATGEQVLRERPLPGGVLTRVAASHLRVGTLVLLATQGSREQLAEATEYTRARHYPDVPADDPMALLVAIVGRQARLVARWMSLGFIHGVMNSDNMTLSGETIDYGPCAFLDQYDPQRWFSSIDHAGRYRYSAQPAMAMWDLARLAECLVPLVEGPPDAAVEQAQEVVESFRTTYDAQRLDLFRAKLGLRTVRTVPPHEDNPADATLVEDLLDIAAAEALDLTGLFRDLARTLREEPTPTLDGITDRERWEAWFGRWLIALDAVRTDGGGVTHHGDRKDVADAMDETNPVYIPRNHLVEEAIAAAHAGNLEPFHALDAVLRAPFVERPSLERYAEPADPGFTQGYVTFCGT, encoded by the coding sequence ATGGGCTGGCACGCGTTCGAGGAGCACTGGGACAACACCTTCGTCCGCGAGCTTGGGTGGCTCGGGGTGCGGATCGACCCGGCGCCCGTGGCCACCCCTTCGCTCCTGGCCGTCGACGACGAGCTCGCCCGTGAGCTCGGCCTCGACCCGGACCAGCTGCGCACCCCCGAAGGTCTCGCGGTCCTCGCCGGCAACGCCGTCGCCCCCGGGTCCGAGCCGATCGCCCAGGGGTACGCGGGGCACCAGTTCGGCCAGCTCAGCCCGCTGCTCGGCGACGGACGCGCGCACCTGCTTGGCGAGGTCGTCGACACCCACGGCCGGCGGCGCGACATCGCGCTCAAGGGGTCGGGACGCACCCCCTTCTCCCGCGGCGGTGACGGGCGCGCGGTCGTCGGGCCGGTGATCCGGGAGTACCTCGTGAGCGCCTTCATGCACGCCGCCGGGGTGCCGACGACCCGGTCGCTGGCGGCCGTCGCGACCGGCGAGCAGGTGCTCCGCGAGCGCCCGCTGCCCGGCGGGGTCCTCACCCGGGTCGCGGCCTCGCACCTGCGGGTCGGCACCCTCGTGCTCCTCGCGACGCAGGGCTCGCGCGAGCAGCTCGCCGAGGCGACGGAGTACACCCGCGCCCGGCACTACCCCGACGTCCCCGCCGACGACCCGATGGCGCTGCTCGTCGCGATCGTCGGCCGGCAGGCGCGGCTCGTCGCGCGGTGGATGTCGCTGGGCTTCATCCACGGCGTGATGAACAGCGACAACATGACCCTCTCCGGCGAGACGATCGACTACGGGCCGTGCGCCTTCCTCGACCAGTACGACCCGCAGCGGTGGTTCAGCTCGATCGACCACGCGGGCCGGTACCGCTACTCGGCGCAGCCGGCGATGGCGATGTGGGACCTCGCCCGCCTGGCCGAGTGCCTCGTCCCGCTCGTCGAGGGGCCGCCGGACGCGGCCGTCGAGCAGGCGCAGGAGGTCGTCGAGTCCTTCCGGACCACCTACGACGCGCAGCGGCTGGACCTCTTCCGGGCCAAGCTCGGGCTCCGCACCGTCCGCACGGTTCCGCCCCATGAGGACAACCCTGCGGACGCAACGCTGGTGGAGGACCTCCTCGACATCGCCGCCGCCGAGGCGCTCGACCTCACCGGCCTCTTCCGCGACCTCGCTCGAACGCTCCGCGAGGAGCCGACGCCGACCCTGGACGGCATCACGGACCGCGAGCGCTGGGAGGCCTGGTTCGGCCGTTGGCTGATTGCCCTCGACGCCGTCCGCACGGATGGTGGTGGGGTCACCCACCACGGCGATCGCAAGGACGTCGCGGACGCGATGGACGAGACCAACCCGGTCTACATCCCCCGCAACCACCTCGTCGAGGAGGCCATTGCCGCCGCGCACGCCGGCAACCTCGAGCCCTTCCACGCCCTCGACGCGGTGCTGCGCGCCCCCTTCGTCGAGCGGCCCAGCCTCGAGCGCTACGCCGAGCCGGCCGACCCGGGCTTCACCCAGGGATACGTCACCTTCTGCGGCACCTGA
- a CDS encoding MarR family winged helix-turn-helix transcriptional regulator produces MTRELPTSLLLFMAHRAAEDEIFAAVAAAGHGGITRAQGRLLAGIDEGGTRVGLLAERARVAKQTAVSLVDHLVAAGYVQRVPDPSDGRARLVRLTAEGESVLPATRAGEESVESAWRDLLGDRRLGELRTSLERILAESPPS; encoded by the coding sequence ATGACGCGCGAGCTGCCGACGAGCCTGCTGCTCTTCATGGCCCACCGCGCGGCCGAGGACGAGATCTTCGCGGCCGTGGCGGCGGCGGGGCACGGCGGGATCACCCGCGCCCAGGGGCGGCTGCTCGCGGGGATCGACGAAGGCGGCACCCGGGTCGGTCTGCTTGCCGAGCGCGCCCGGGTCGCCAAGCAGACCGCCGTCTCGCTCGTCGACCACCTCGTCGCGGCCGGTTATGTCCAGCGGGTACCCGACCCCTCCGACGGCCGCGCCCGCCTCGTCCGGCTTACGGCTGAGGGGGAGAGCGTCCTGCCGGCGACGCGGGCCGGGGAGGAGTCCGTCGAGTCGGCCTGGCGTGACCTGCTCGGTGATCGCCGCCTGGGCGAGCTACGCACCTCTCTCGAGCGGATCCTCGCGGAGTCCCCGCCGTCGTGA
- a CDS encoding GNAT family N-acetyltransferase has translation MSSPPFPLRTERLTLRLHEPRDRDALLSYYGDPKVARFLLEGPWDEATTSTKLAERIARTGLDSPARALALVVELEGRVIGDVALWVTDETGAKGEIGWVFHPDAEGHGYATEAAAAVLQLAFERYGLHRVEAQMDARNVGSASLCARIGMLREGLRRRDWWSKGEWTDSLMYAALATDQPRDHGDAIVVSAVTLRDADGRVLTVRKRGTSTFMQPGGKPDPGESPEACALREVREELALDLAPRLLELTGVYRTAAANETGRPLIATVFSHPHLSAESTPDVAPAAEIEEVRWLDPREPMPDDTAPLLRLLLTP, from the coding sequence ATGTCCTCCCCGCCGTTCCCCCTTCGCACCGAGCGGCTGACGTTGCGGCTGCACGAGCCGCGCGACCGCGACGCGCTCCTCTCGTACTACGGCGACCCGAAGGTCGCCCGCTTCCTCCTCGAGGGTCCGTGGGACGAGGCGACCACCTCCACGAAGCTCGCCGAGCGGATCGCCCGGACCGGCCTGGACTCGCCCGCCCGCGCCCTCGCCCTCGTCGTCGAGCTCGAGGGCCGGGTCATCGGCGACGTCGCGCTCTGGGTCACCGACGAGACCGGGGCGAAGGGGGAGATCGGCTGGGTCTTCCACCCGGACGCGGAGGGCCACGGGTACGCGACGGAGGCCGCGGCGGCGGTGCTGCAGCTCGCCTTCGAGCGGTACGGGCTGCACCGCGTCGAGGCCCAGATGGACGCCCGCAACGTGGGCTCCGCCAGCCTGTGCGCGCGGATCGGCATGCTGCGCGAAGGCCTGCGACGACGCGACTGGTGGAGCAAGGGCGAGTGGACCGACTCCCTCATGTACGCCGCCCTGGCGACCGACCAGCCCCGCGACCACGGCGACGCGATCGTCGTCAGCGCGGTGACCCTCCGGGACGCCGATGGGCGGGTGCTTACCGTCCGCAAGCGGGGGACCTCGACCTTCATGCAGCCTGGCGGCAAGCCCGACCCCGGCGAGTCACCGGAGGCGTGCGCGCTGCGCGAGGTCCGCGAGGAGCTCGCGCTCGACCTCGCCCCACGGCTGCTCGAGCTCACCGGCGTCTACCGGACCGCTGCCGCCAACGAGACCGGGCGCCCACTCATCGCGACCGTCTTCTCGCACCCACACCTGTCTGCGGAGTCCACTCCCGACGTCGCCCCCGCGGCCGAGATCGAGGAGGTGCGCTGGCTCGACCCGCGGGAGCCCATGCCCGACGACACCGCCCCCCTCCTGCGGCTCCTGCTGACGCCCTGA
- a CDS encoding isopenicillin N synthase family dioxygenase: protein MTAAGADFTALPVVDLSRWDDDGQRAALADEVREICHHVGFFQLVGSGITPEDRRAYFAELERFFALPDEVKAQIDKARSPHLRGWERLGTELTDNRTDHREQVDLLTEHPAGPPDADPPYLRLEGPNQWLPEDVLPGFREAVEEFIGRLEKLAARVMEVLSAALGLDPGFLEEYFGERPMSMVKLIHYPQTPAGEAGVNAHHDTGFLTLLMQHEVGGLEVENAKGEWVPVPVRDDAFVVNIGEMLQSLTGRYFVATKHRVIAHDERYSSAYFAGPDLRTELVPLRLDPAYAEAVTASPRHSAAGFMARRDELLAGQGGTGSTGAQTYGEQLWEYYRRSYPEALEAHHGR, encoded by the coding sequence GTGACCGCAGCTGGCGCCGACTTCACCGCGCTGCCCGTCGTCGACCTCTCCCGCTGGGACGACGACGGGCAGCGGGCAGCGCTCGCCGACGAGGTCCGCGAGATCTGCCACCACGTCGGCTTCTTCCAGCTCGTCGGCAGCGGGATCACCCCGGAGGACCGGCGCGCGTACTTCGCCGAGCTCGAGCGCTTCTTCGCGCTGCCCGACGAGGTCAAGGCGCAGATCGACAAGGCCCGGTCCCCGCACCTGCGCGGCTGGGAACGCCTCGGCACCGAGCTCACCGACAACCGCACCGACCACCGGGAGCAGGTCGACCTGCTCACCGAGCATCCGGCCGGTCCGCCCGACGCTGATCCGCCATACCTGCGGCTCGAGGGGCCGAACCAGTGGCTGCCCGAGGACGTCCTGCCCGGCTTCCGAGAGGCCGTCGAGGAGTTCATCGGGCGCCTTGAGAAGCTCGCCGCCCGCGTCATGGAGGTCCTCTCCGCGGCGCTGGGCCTGGACCCCGGCTTCCTCGAGGAGTACTTCGGCGAGCGGCCGATGTCCATGGTCAAGCTCATCCACTACCCGCAGACCCCGGCCGGCGAGGCCGGCGTCAACGCGCACCACGACACCGGCTTCCTCACCCTGCTCATGCAGCACGAGGTCGGCGGCCTCGAGGTGGAGAACGCGAAGGGGGAGTGGGTGCCGGTCCCGGTGCGGGACGACGCCTTCGTCGTGAACATCGGCGAGATGCTGCAGAGCCTCACCGGTCGCTACTTCGTCGCGACGAAGCACCGGGTCATCGCTCACGACGAGCGCTACTCCTCCGCCTACTTCGCCGGACCCGACCTACGGACCGAGCTCGTCCCCCTTCGCCTCGACCCGGCGTACGCCGAGGCCGTGACGGCCAGCCCACGGCACTCGGCTGCTGGCTTCATGGCGCGGCGTGACGAGCTGCTCGCCGGGCAGGGCGGGACCGGTTCGACGGGTGCGCAGACCTACGGCGAGCAGCTGTGGGAGTACTACCGCCGCTCCTACCCGGAGGCGCTGGAGGCGCACCACGGTCGGTAG
- a CDS encoding ABC1 kinase family protein, with amino-acid sequence MSSYTDLVRLLLRYGRTDLLAGAQLDEFAIGDDAVDAGSEKTAQAFAADLEAMGPTYIKMGQLLSTRFDLLPPAYTEALTRLQDTVQPFPFEEVREIVESELGARIKDIFADFDEEPLAAASLGQVHRATTRTGRDVVVKVQRPDVRDTIRDDMEVLGKVTQLADRRTSVGRSYGLNQLLGQFRRSLVGELDYRREAKNLLRFVELTRDYERLVVPEPLLQLTTSRVLTMEHIEGRKVTDLGPLALMDIEARPIVEQLFRCYLRMILDDGVLHADPHPGNLLVTDDGRLALLDLGMIATVPDRVQTQVVKLLLAISDGDGEECAQVLAEMGHPLEDYDAASFREDVAHLVSEAVASGADMEAGRVLVDLSRVSGLHGLRPPAEMSMIGKALLNLDQATAHLDPTFAPAEAIRDNVSEIFAASLKTSPGGILAAAIEAKEFTALLPKRANRILDAVSQGELRVQVDAIDEQRLHLVLQRVANRLTLGLIIAATIIGAAMMMRVETDARIFGFPAIAMVFFTIAVVAAIALGVQIVLTDRKLARTHRPSSDEHL; translated from the coding sequence ATGAGCAGCTACACCGACCTCGTCCGGCTCCTCCTGCGCTACGGGCGGACCGATCTCCTCGCCGGCGCCCAGCTCGATGAGTTCGCCATCGGTGACGACGCCGTCGACGCCGGCTCGGAGAAGACGGCGCAGGCCTTCGCCGCCGACCTCGAGGCCATGGGTCCGACCTACATCAAGATGGGTCAGCTCCTCTCGACCCGCTTCGACCTGCTGCCGCCGGCCTACACCGAGGCACTGACCCGTCTGCAGGACACCGTCCAGCCATTCCCCTTCGAGGAGGTCAGGGAGATCGTCGAGTCCGAGCTAGGTGCCCGGATCAAGGACATCTTCGCGGACTTCGACGAGGAGCCGCTCGCCGCCGCCTCGCTCGGGCAGGTGCACCGGGCCACGACCCGCACCGGCCGCGACGTCGTCGTCAAGGTCCAACGGCCAGACGTCCGCGACACGATCCGTGACGACATGGAGGTGCTCGGCAAGGTCACCCAGCTCGCCGACCGCCGCACGAGCGTAGGCCGCTCCTACGGCCTGAACCAGCTGCTCGGGCAGTTCCGCCGCTCCCTCGTCGGCGAGCTCGACTACCGGCGCGAGGCCAAGAACCTCCTGCGCTTCGTCGAGCTGACCCGTGACTACGAGCGGCTCGTCGTGCCCGAGCCGCTCCTCCAGCTGACGACGAGCCGGGTCCTGACGATGGAGCACATCGAGGGACGCAAGGTCACCGACCTCGGGCCGCTCGCTCTCATGGACATCGAGGCCCGTCCCATCGTCGAGCAGCTCTTCCGCTGCTACCTGCGGATGATCCTCGACGACGGCGTCCTCCACGCCGACCCGCATCCGGGCAACCTCCTCGTCACCGACGACGGACGGCTGGCTCTGCTCGACCTCGGCATGATCGCCACCGTCCCGGACCGCGTGCAGACCCAGGTCGTCAAGCTCCTCCTCGCGATCAGCGACGGCGACGGCGAGGAGTGCGCGCAGGTCCTCGCCGAGATGGGCCACCCGCTCGAGGACTACGACGCAGCGTCCTTCCGCGAGGACGTCGCCCACCTCGTGAGCGAGGCGGTGGCCAGCGGCGCCGACATGGAGGCCGGCCGGGTCCTCGTCGACCTCTCCCGGGTCTCTGGCCTGCACGGGCTGCGGCCCCCGGCCGAGATGTCGATGATCGGCAAGGCGCTCCTCAACCTCGATCAGGCGACGGCGCACCTCGACCCGACCTTCGCCCCGGCCGAGGCGATCCGCGACAACGTCAGCGAGATCTTCGCGGCCTCGCTCAAGACCTCGCCCGGCGGGATCCTCGCGGCGGCGATCGAGGCCAAGGAGTTCACCGCCCTGCTGCCCAAGCGGGCCAACCGGATCCTCGACGCGGTCTCCCAGGGCGAGCTGAGGGTCCAGGTCGACGCCATCGACGAGCAGCGCCTGCACCTCGTGCTCCAACGGGTCGCGAACCGGCTCACCCTCGGGCTGATCATCGCCGCGACGATCATCGGTGCGGCGATGATGATGCGGGTCGAGACCGACGCCCGGATCTTCGGCTTCCCCGCGATCGCGATGGTCTTCTTCACCATCGCCGTGGTCGCCGCGATCGCCCTCGGCGTGCAGATCGTCCTCACCGACCGCAAGCTCGCTCGCACCCACCGCCCCAGCAGCGACGAGCACCTCTGA
- a CDS encoding ABC transporter permease: MKPRIYLATTRRILQQLRADHRTMALIVVVPTLLLTLLYFVFNDERRFSPIALTMLGILPMLVMFLVTSVAMLRERTSGTLERLLTTPLHRADLVVGYATAFAVAALVQGLVLVGVTHWFLGVDTAGPMAWVLLVAVVGSVVGVATGLLASAFARTEFQAVQFMPLVIGPQIFLCGLLAPRDGMPTVLQWLSDALPMTYAVKGLQAIGTQSDPTGDVLRHVGVLALFAVGALVVAALSMPRQTR, translated from the coding sequence ATGAAACCCCGCATCTACCTCGCGACCACCCGCCGGATCCTCCAGCAGCTGCGCGCCGACCACCGGACGATGGCGCTCATCGTCGTCGTCCCGACGCTGCTCCTCACGCTGCTCTACTTCGTCTTCAACGACGAGCGGCGCTTCTCCCCGATCGCACTGACGATGCTCGGGATCCTCCCGATGCTCGTGATGTTCCTCGTGACGAGCGTGGCCATGCTCCGCGAGCGCACGTCCGGCACCCTCGAACGCCTCCTCACCACCCCGCTGCACCGGGCCGACCTCGTCGTGGGCTACGCGACCGCCTTCGCCGTCGCGGCGCTCGTCCAGGGGCTCGTGCTCGTCGGGGTCACGCACTGGTTCCTCGGGGTCGACACCGCCGGCCCGATGGCGTGGGTCCTGCTCGTCGCCGTCGTCGGCTCCGTCGTCGGGGTCGCGACCGGGCTGCTCGCGAGCGCCTTCGCCCGCACGGAGTTCCAGGCCGTGCAGTTCATGCCCCTCGTCATCGGCCCGCAGATCTTCCTCTGCGGCCTGCTCGCGCCGCGCGACGGGATGCCGACCGTCCTCCAGTGGCTCTCCGACGCGCTCCCGATGACCTACGCCGTCAAGGGGCTCCAGGCGATCGGGACGCAGTCCGACCCGACCGGTGACGTCCTACGGCACGTCGGGGTGCTCGCCCTCTTCGCCGTCGGGGCGCTCGTCGTGGCGGCGCTGTCGATGCCGCGGCAGACCCGATGA
- a CDS encoding maleylpyruvate isomerase family mycothiol-dependent enzyme — translation MARDELWDAVDTHRSTTIDLLTGLDAPAWSTPSLCDGWTVRDVAGHLTMIGLSRGAIARIAVRHLGPTNRLIRESARDLARRSEPAEIVEQLRAIVGERATMPGLGVEDLLVDVIAHLHDIALPLEQTPAVPLADLALAADHAAGYRGRTAKVFRQLPWRGHRLVATDHHWASGDGPEIRGPMRDLFLLVTGRVSRPGDLTGPGVDALRGRP, via the coding sequence ATGGCACGCGACGAGCTCTGGGACGCGGTGGACACGCACCGCTCTACAACGATCGACCTCCTCACCGGGCTCGATGCCCCCGCCTGGTCCACCCCTTCGCTCTGCGACGGATGGACCGTGCGAGACGTCGCCGGCCACCTCACGATGATCGGTCTGAGCCGCGGCGCGATCGCGCGGATCGCCGTGCGGCACCTCGGTCCCACGAACCGGCTCATCCGCGAGTCCGCGCGGGACCTCGCCCGCCGGAGCGAGCCGGCCGAGATCGTCGAACAGCTGCGCGCGATCGTCGGGGAGCGCGCCACCATGCCCGGGCTCGGGGTGGAGGACCTGCTCGTCGACGTCATCGCCCACCTGCACGACATCGCCCTGCCCCTCGAGCAGACCCCTGCGGTCCCGCTCGCGGACCTCGCCCTCGCCGCCGACCACGCCGCCGGGTACCGCGGCCGGACCGCCAAGGTCTTCCGGCAGCTCCCGTGGCGTGGGCACCGGCTCGTCGCCACCGACCACCACTGGGCCTCCGGGGACGGCCCCGAGATCCGCGGACCGATGCGCGACCTCTTCCTCCTCGTCACCGGGCGGGTCTCCCGGCCCGGCGACCTCACCGGACCGGGCGTCGACGCACTGCGCGGTCGACCCTGA
- a CDS encoding TfoX/Sxy family protein, whose translation MAYDEVLAERVRGLLADESGLTERAMFGGLGFMLDGHMAVAAGSRRSLMVRVPEEADVDPLLRPMEMRGRVMSGWYETAPDVDLTDAELARVVAPSVAYVRTLPPKAPK comes from the coding sequence ATGGCGTACGACGAGGTGCTCGCCGAGCGGGTCCGGGGGCTGCTGGCCGACGAGTCGGGTCTGACCGAGCGCGCCATGTTCGGCGGTCTGGGCTTCATGCTCGACGGTCACATGGCGGTGGCGGCCGGGAGCCGACGCAGCCTCATGGTGCGGGTGCCGGAGGAGGCAGACGTCGACCCCTTGCTGCGGCCCATGGAGATGCGCGGTCGGGTGATGAGCGGCTGGTACGAGACCGCCCCCGACGTCGACCTCACCGACGCCGAGCTGGCTCGGGTCGTCGCGCCGAGCGTCGCCTACGTCCGGACGCTGCCGCCGAAGGCCCCGAAGTAG
- a CDS encoding ABC transporter ATP-binding protein — protein sequence MNSSPDEFAVAARGLTVSRGGTEILHGIDLDIPAGAVVGLMGPSGCGKTTLMRSMVGVQRIDSGELTVLGLAPTDAALRPQIGYVTQAVSVYSDLTVRDNAAYFAALQGFSADDADRAIQTVGLTPFARRRVSTLSGGQASRASLACALVGPPRLLVLDEPTVGLDPVTREEIWAHLRTLADDGVTLLVSSHVMDEANRCDSVLLMRDGRVLAHLAPTQLLEQTGADSPEDAFLTLIRQGESR from the coding sequence ATGAACTCATCGCCTGATGAATTCGCGGTCGCCGCGCGCGGCCTGACCGTCTCCCGTGGGGGCACCGAGATCCTCCACGGGATCGACCTCGACATCCCCGCCGGCGCGGTCGTCGGCCTCATGGGCCCCTCCGGCTGCGGCAAGACGACCCTCATGCGCTCGATGGTCGGCGTCCAGCGGATCGACTCCGGCGAGCTCACCGTCCTCGGGCTCGCTCCCACCGACGCCGCGCTGCGTCCCCAGATCGGCTACGTCACCCAGGCGGTCAGCGTCTACAGCGACCTCACCGTCCGGGACAACGCGGCGTACTTCGCCGCGCTGCAAGGGTTCTCGGCCGATGACGCCGACCGAGCGATCCAGACCGTCGGGCTCACCCCCTTCGCCCGACGCCGCGTCTCCACCCTCAGCGGCGGCCAGGCCAGCCGGGCATCCCTCGCCTGCGCCCTCGTCGGCCCGCCCCGGCTGCTCGTCCTCGACGAGCCCACCGTCGGCCTCGACCCGGTGACCCGCGAGGAGATCTGGGCTCACCTGCGCACGCTCGCCGACGACGGGGTGACCCTGCTCGTCTCGAGCCACGTCATGGACGAGGCGAACCGGTGCGACTCGGTACTGCTCATGCGCGACGGGCGGGTCCTCGCCCACCTCGCCCCGACGCAGCTGCTCGAGCAGACCGGCGCCGACTCCCCCGAGGACGCCTTCCTCACCCTCATCCGCCAGGGAGAGTCCCGATGA
- a CDS encoding TetR/AcrR family transcriptional regulator, with amino-acid sequence MSRGEGGGLEAGPSHLDRHTGRGRRAGESTARDDILAAARELFSASGFDRTTMRAVGERAGVDPALISHYFGSKQGLFLAATEFPADPQEVLRPLRTCPHDEIGATALRAIITVWDSPAGTAVVARFRQAVVADEQELFRSLLTGVILPIVRERIGEDDAELRLGLFASQVAGIFLTRHVVALPPIATADVDRLVAAAGPTLQRYLTGPLD; translated from the coding sequence ATGAGCCGAGGCGAAGGGGGTGGCCTGGAGGCTGGTCCCTCGCACCTCGACCGGCATACAGGTCGTGGGCGCCGGGCCGGCGAGTCGACGGCGCGGGACGACATCCTCGCCGCGGCCCGCGAGCTCTTCAGCGCCTCCGGTTTCGACCGCACGACGATGCGGGCGGTCGGCGAGCGGGCCGGTGTCGACCCGGCGCTCATCAGCCACTACTTCGGCAGCAAGCAGGGTCTTTTCCTCGCCGCCACCGAGTTCCCGGCCGACCCGCAGGAGGTGCTACGCCCCCTTCGCACCTGCCCGCACGACGAGATCGGGGCGACAGCGCTCCGAGCGATCATCACGGTGTGGGACTCTCCGGCCGGGACCGCCGTCGTCGCCCGCTTCCGGCAGGCGGTCGTCGCCGACGAGCAAGAGCTCTTCCGCAGCCTGCTGACCGGGGTCATCCTGCCGATCGTGCGCGAGCGGATCGGGGAGGACGACGCCGAGCTGCGGCTCGGGCTCTTCGCAAGCCAGGTGGCGGGCATCTTCCTGACCCGACACGTCGTCGCGCTGCCGCCGATCGCCACGGCAGACGTCGACCGGCTCGTCGCGGCCGCAGGGCCCACCCTCCAGCGGTACCTGACGGGCCCGCTGGACTGA
- a CDS encoding LysE/ArgO family amino acid transporter: protein MQALLTGLTTGLALIVAIGAQNAFVLRQGIRREHIGVVVAICAVSDALLIALGTAGIGTIVERAPWLLDVLRWGGVAYLVWFAIGSFRSALRPEGLHAGDSPRAVTLGSVALTTLSLTYLNPHVYLDTVLMLGNVANQHGDERWVVAGGAMLGSVLWFSALGLGARALARPLDKPSTWRVVDVFVGVVMLLVSLKLALGA from the coding sequence GTGCAGGCGCTCCTCACCGGGCTGACGACAGGGCTGGCCCTCATCGTCGCCATCGGCGCGCAGAACGCCTTCGTCCTGCGGCAGGGGATCCGGCGCGAGCACATCGGGGTCGTCGTCGCGATCTGCGCGGTGAGCGACGCCCTGCTCATCGCGCTCGGGACGGCGGGGATCGGCACGATCGTGGAGCGGGCGCCGTGGCTGCTCGACGTGCTCCGCTGGGGCGGCGTGGCCTACCTCGTGTGGTTCGCCATCGGCTCGTTCCGCTCGGCCCTTCGACCGGAGGGGCTGCACGCCGGCGACTCTCCGAGGGCGGTGACGCTCGGGTCGGTGGCGCTCACGACGCTCTCGCTCACCTACCTCAACCCGCACGTCTACCTCGATACCGTGCTCATGCTCGGCAACGTCGCGAACCAGCACGGCGACGAGCGGTGGGTCGTCGCGGGCGGGGCGATGCTCGGGTCGGTCCTGTGGTTCTCCGCGCTCGGCCTCGGAGCCCGGGCGCTTGCCCGGCCGCTGGACAAGCCATCGACCTGGCGGGTCGTCGACGTTTTCGTCGGGGTCGTCATGCTGCTCGTCTCGCTCAAGCTCGCGCTCGGCGCCTGA